Proteins encoded together in one Musa acuminata AAA Group cultivar baxijiao chromosome BXJ3-6, Cavendish_Baxijiao_AAA, whole genome shotgun sequence window:
- the LOC103988716 gene encoding protein phosphatase 1 regulatory inhibitor subunit PPP1R7 homolog, with the protein MEESLRRDADEPLGIGGGGGRPSAGEEQVAEEAELQGRCLDLTSFQLHDLSEVDIPDDLVELDLTTNRLSRLDPRVGLLSQLRKLSLRQNLFDDDGVEPISRWNVIAGLHELVLRDNKLRKIPDVSIFKNLLVFDVSFNEISSLNGLSNVANTLKELYVSKNEVNKMEELEHLHSLQILELGSNRLRVMENLETLTNLQELWLGRNRIRMVTLCGLKCIRKISLQSNRLTSMMGFQECIALEELYLSHNGIQKMEGLSTLQNLRVLDISSNKLTAISDIEKLTRLEDLWLNDNQIPSLKGIDLAVSGSREKLTTIYLERNPCATSSEYSTTLRQIFPNLQQLDSDIFM; encoded by the exons ATGGAGGAGAGCCTTCGTCGAGACGCCGATGAACCACTGGGGATCGGAGGGGGAGGAGGACGGCCGTCGGCGGGAGAGGAACAAGTGGCCGAGGAAGCGGAGCTGCAAGGGCGCTGCCTCGACCTCACGAGCTTTCAGCTCCACGACTTGAGCGAGGTCGATATCCCGGACGACCTCGTTGAGCTGGATCTCACAACCAACAGGCTCTCCCGATTGGACCCCCGGGTCGGCCTCCTCTCGCAGCTGCGGAAGCTCTCGCTGCGGCAGAACCTTTTCGACGATGATGGCGTCGAGCCCATCTCCCGGTGGAATGTCATCGCCGGCTTGCAT GAGCTAGTGCTTCGGGATAACAAGCTCAGGAAAATACCTGATGTTAGCATTTTCAAGAACCTTCTTGTCTTTGATGTCTCATTTAATGAGATATCTTCCTTAAATGGCTTGTCCAATGTAGCAAACACGCTCAAAGAGCTTTATGTTTCAAAGAATGAAGTCAACAAGATGGAGGAACTTGAACACTTGCATTCATTGCAGATCCTTGAACTTGGTTCAAATAGATTAAGG GTAATGGAGAACTTGGAAACATTGACAAATTTACAGGAGCTGTGGCTTGGGCGAAATCGTATTCGGATGGTCACCTTGTGTGGGTTGAAATGCATCAGAAAAATAAGTTTGCAGAGCAACCGGTTGACATCCATGATGGGTTTTCAG GAATGCATCGCGCTAGAGGAATTGTATCTGAGTCATAATGGTATTCAGAAGATGGAAGGACTATCCACCTTACAGAACCTTCGTGTATTGGACATCTCATCCAATAAACTTACTGCTATTAGTGATATCGAAAAGTTGACGAG ATTAGAAGACCTATGGCTTAACGACAACCAAATACCTTCTCTGAAGGGAATAGATCTAGCTGTATCGGGTTCAAGGGAAAAGCTTACAACCATTTATCTTGAACGCAATCCATGT GCTACCTCATCAGAATATTCTACCACACTGAGGCAGATATTTCCAAATCTTCAGCAGCTTGATTCAGATATTTTTATGTGA
- the LOC135640997 gene encoding proton pump-interactor BIP103-like, with product MVVETLEHDTTQDNVKGTEGDTKQGQGPEEPVSFGLVDNSNGANGDVKEGDHLTDANLPKDAVDEWPAAKKIHTFYFIRYRTIEDPKLKAKIDHADKEITKSTQSRLQITEALKAKRSERSNVISQLKPLTAEDKQYRMIMDEKRKSMEPLQDALGKLRSANIAVREKGVGLCSSEEELNDLIYSLHYRMQHETLTLVEEKQLIKEIKLLEGTREKVIANATEKAKIQDSYGHRDAIQGQVKLINDDIGGIKKEKQAVRMKIKDLEEELKAIDDEISSLQEELDVINKKRNKAYETLIELRKSRDEVNACYFQNRSLLNRAKDLAAKKDITSLEDLMHSEVEQFMSEWSSNKAFREDYEKRILSSLDSRQLSRDGRMRNPDEKPIISEAPATRDVENLPAKVNAKQASSAKEVKEDKLVPPQQDVISNKKVQDTNIKKSLEVESRGKVGDPVGTGDSYTPERSQKEPPKPTENDVAKLKEIKREEEIAKAKLALERKKKQAEKAAAKAVVRAQKEAEKKLKEKEKRAKKKAGASAPADSTDEADAEAKVSEPEEATVDAPVAEKTKEQKETVRYRNRPRGRDQVPKVILRRKKQQSYWIWAAPAAAVAALLLVSLGYYFIVARKQA from the exons ATGGTTGTGGAGACCCTAGAGCATGATACTACTCAAGACAACGTCAAAGGAACTGAAGGGGACACAAAACAGGGACAGGGGCCTGAGGAACCAGTGAGTTTTGGTTTGGTAGATAATTCAAATGGTGCAAATGGAGATGTCAAAGAAGGGGATCACCTGACCGATGCAAATCTTCCAAAGGATGCTGTGGATGAGTGGCCTGCTGCAAAAAAAATTCACACTTTTTATTTTATCAGGTACAGGACCATTGAAGACCCTAAACTTAAGGCAAAAATTGACCATGCTGACAAGGAGATCACAAAGAGTACCCAATCCAGGCTTCAGATAACTGAAGCATTGAAGGCAAAACGG TCTGAAAGATCAAATGTGATTTCACAACTAAAGCCTCTGACTGCTGAGGACAAACAGTACCGTATGATTATGGATGAAAAGAGAAAGTCGATGGAACCTCTTCAAGATGCTCTAGGAAAGCTGCGCAGTGCAAATATTGCTGTGAGGGAAAAAGGCGTGGGTTTGTGTTCTTCAGAGGAAGAGCTTaatgatctt ATCTATAGCTTGCACTACCGTATGCAGCATGAGACTCTCACCTTGGTTGAAGAAAAACAGTTGATTAAAGAGATTAAACTACTAGAAGGAACAAGAGAAAAAGTTATTGCTAATGCTACTGAGAAGGCTAAGATTCAAGATTCTTATGGTCATAGAGATGCTATTCAAGGCCAGGTCAAA CTAATAAATGATGACATTGGCGGAATAAAAAAGGAGAAACAGGCAGTTCGAATGAAAATAAAAGACCTTGAGGAAGAACTGAAGGCCATAGACGATGAAATCAGTTCCTTACAAGAAGagttggatgtcatcaataagaaAAGGAATAAGGCATATGAAACTCTTATTGAGTTGAGAAAATCTCGTGATGAAGTG AATGCTTGTTATTTCCAAAATCGTTCCTTGTTAAATCGTGCAAAGGATCTTGCTGCAAAGAAGGATATAACATCACTGGAAGACCTAATGCATAGTGAG GTAGAGCAATTTATGTCCGAGTGGAGTAGTAATAAAGCCTTCAGAGAAGATTATGAGAAGAGAATATTGTCATCACTTGACAGTAGGCAACTGAGTAGGGATGGACGGATGAGGAACCCTGATGAGAAGCCCATTATCTCTGAGGCACCGGCGACCAGAGATGTTGAGAACTTGCCGGCAAAAGTGAATGCCAAACAAGCATCGAGTGCTAAAGAAGTGAAGGAAGATAAACTTGTACCTCCACAGCAGGATGTTATTTCTAACAAAAAGGTACAAGACACCAACATTAAGAAATCACTTGAGGTAGAATCCAGAGGAAAGGTGGGAGATCCTGTGGGCACTGGGGATAGTTACACCCCTGAGAGATCTCAGAAGGAGCCTCCAAAACCGACCGAGAATGATGTTGCAAAACTCAAGGAGATCAAGAGAGAAGAGGAGATTGCAAAAGCTAAGTTGGCCTTGGAGAGGAAAAAGAAGCAAGCTGAAAAAGCAGCAGCAAAGGCAGTCGTAAGAGCCCAAAAGGAAGCTGAAAAGAAACTGAAG gaaaaagagaagagagcGAAGAAGAAGGCTGGGGCATCGGCACCGGCTGATAGCACGGATGAGGCTGACGCAGAAGCAAAGGTTTCAGAGCCAGAAGAAGCTACTGTTGATGCACCAGTTGCGGAGAAAACCAAGGAACAGAAAGAAACTGTCAGGTACAGAAACCGACCAAGGGGTCGAGATCAGGTTCCAAAGGTCATTCTGAGGAGGAAAAAACAGCAATCATATTGGATATGGGCTGCACCTGCAGCAGCGGTGGCTGCCTTGCTGCTGGTGTCCCTGGGTTACTACTTCATTGTCGCCAGGAAGCAAGCATGA
- the LOC103988764 gene encoding uncharacterized protein LOC103988764, with the protein MQRHHHLVMASSKVIKYHGAEVNSCCSFMHAYGLVLEQKDQELRRSYSDMVAESEKKLMMDAETRSNEVESVKCECCGMSQDCTRIYIERIKAFFCGHWVCGLCSEAVKEEMRLRPAVAMEEAMRAHMALCKGFNRSRLNPQLSLASAMRDIARKSLQHRTSDEFFASEARRTTSCKFRRASFQ; encoded by the coding sequence ATGCAACGACACCACCACCTCGTCATGGCTTCTTCCAAGGTTATTAAATATCATGGGGCAGAAGTTAATAGCTGTtgttctttcatgcatgcttatgGTTTGGTGTTGGAACAGAAGGATCAAGAGCTACGGAGGTCATACTCCGACATGGTGGCGGAGAGCGAGAAGAAGCTGATGATGGATGCGGAGACGAGGAGCAATGAAGTGGAGAGCGTAAAGTGCGAGTGCTGCGGGATGTCACAGGACTGCACCCGCATCTACATCGAGCGAATCAAGGCCTTCTTCTGCGGCCACTGGGTGTGCGGCCTTTGCTCCGAGGCGGTGAAGGAGGAGATGCGCCTGCGTCCTGCTGTGGCAATGGAAGAAGCTATGCGGGCTCACATGGCCCTCTGCAAGGGATTCAACCGCAGCAGGCTCAACCCTCAGCTGTCGTTGGCCAGTGCGATGCGGGACATCGCGAGGAAGAGCCTGCAGCACCGGACCTCCGATGAGTTCTTTGCGTCGGAGGCGAGGAGAACCACGAGCTGCAAATTCCGGCGGGCCTCCTTTCAGTga